The proteins below come from a single Rosa rugosa chromosome 2, drRosRugo1.1, whole genome shotgun sequence genomic window:
- the LOC133732827 gene encoding probable inactive receptor kinase At5g10020 yields the protein MQTICFMLFLLLVVIAASGQSDLDALLELKKGIQKDPSGQVLVSWDSKSLASDGCPLNWFGIVCSDGLVTSISINDIGLVGEFSFSAIAGLKVLRNLSLSDNQLTGAISKVALIQSLEHLDLSRNLFHGLIPSGLADLKHLALLNLSSNQFEGIFPSGFGKLEQLRYIDVRANALSGDIMTFLSQMGSVVHVDLSSNLFSGSLDLEIGNSSFVSSVQYLNVSHNSLAGELFPHDGMPYFDSLEVFDASDNQLVGPIPSFNFVVSLRILRLGSNQLSGSLPEALLQGSSMLLSELDLSLNHLEGPVGSITSATLKKLNISSNKLSGSLPANVGHCAIVDLSNNKLTGNLSRIRSWGNYMEVIQLSSNSLTGSLPGQTSQFLRLTSFKISNNSLEGVLPSVLGTYPELKVIDLSLNRLQGFLLPSFFSSTILTDLNLSGNNFSGSIPVQEITIGSTQNLSLVSLDLSNNSLSGHLPQEFSKFHSLVYLNLSGNNFEGMIPENLPDELKEFNISLNNLSGLVPENLRHFPASAFYPGNSLLMFPHPLSSPNNVPDMISRNHRSPIKAAIRIALIVGLLGGGAIVALSCMMIYYRAHCQGCRKRGKKASCEKNGVVQGDSSLSHRSVPGKTEDLKSSYGFHQDPSPSSARKSTHNAGDTSSVLEKSKQLGHPESTKLEEGVSSPMSLLSPSNPSPSKSQQPLNSSAVLNTCSPDKLAGDLHLFDGSLAFTAEELSCAPAEAIGRSCHGTMYKAMLESGRVIAVKWLREGIAKGRKEFAREVKKLGSIRHPNLVSLQGYYWGPKEHEKLIISNYINAESLAFYLHEVEPRKLSPLSLEERLKVSVDVARCLNYLHNEKAIPHGNLKSTNILLETPNHNALLTDYSIHRILTPAGTTEQVLNAGALGYRPPEFASSSRPCPSLKSDVYAFGVILLELLTGKSSGEIVSGIPGVVDLTDWVRFLAEENRSFECLDRLILEKHSIKYSPRVLDELLQVALRCILPASERPDIKTVFEDLSRIVY from the exons ATGCAGACAATATGCTTCatgttgtttttgttgttggtaGTAATTGCAGCATCAGGGCAGTCAGATTTAGATGCACTCTTAGAGCTCAAAAAAGGGATTCAGAAAGACCCTTCTGGCCAAGTTCTTGTTTCATGGGATTCAAAGTCCTTGGCCTCTGATGGATGCCCCCTCAATTGGTTTGGGATAGTTTGTAGTGATGGCCTTGTCACATCGATTTCTATAAACGATATTGGCCTGGTTGGCGAGTTCAGTTTTTCGGCCATTGCCGGCCTTAAAGTGCTGCGCAATTTATCACTCTCAGACAACCAGCTCACAGGGGCTATCTCAAAGGTCGCTCTGATTCAGTCTCTAGAGCATTTAGATCTCTCACGCAATTTGTTTCATGGGTTAATACCATCTGGCTTAGCAGACTTAAAGCATTTAGCGCTTTTGAATCTGTCTTCAAATCAATTTGAAGGCATTTTCCCCTCTGGTTTTGGGAAACTTGAACAGCTGAGGTACATTGATGTTCGAGCTAATGCCTTGTCTGGGGATATCATGACTTTTCTATCCCAAATGGGTAGCGTGGTTCATGTTGATCTAAGTAGCAATCTGTTTTCTGGTTCACTGGATTTGGAAATTGGTAACTCCTCTTTTGTTTCTTCTGTTCAATATTTGAATGTAAGTCACAATTCCTTGGCTGGAGAGCTTTTTCCTCACGATGGAATGCCATATTTTGATAGTTTGGAGGTGTTTGATGCAAGTGATAATCAGTTAGTTGGTCCTATACCTTCCTTCAATTTTGTTGTCTCTCTTCGTATACTTCGGCTCGGAAGCAACCAGCTATCAGGTTCTCTACCGGAAGCTCTGTTGCAAGGAAGCTCAATGCTCTTGTCTGAATTGGATCTTAGTCTTAATCATCTTGAAG GTCCAGTAGGAAGCATAACCTCTGCAACTCTGAAGAAGTTGAATATATCTTCAAATAAATTATCAGGGTCCTTGCCTGCCAATGTTGGCCACTGTGCCATCGTAGACCTCAGTAATAATAAGCTCACTGGTAACCTGTCCCGAATCCGTAGTTGGGGAAATTACATGGAAGTTATCCAACTAAGTTCAAATTCTTTGACAGGAAGCTTGCCTGGCCAAACATCCCAATTTTTGAGGCTAACTTCTTTTAAGATATCCAATAACTCATTAGAGGGTGTTCTTCCATCAGTATTGGGTACATACCCAGAACTAAAAGTGATAGATCTTAGCCTCAACCGGTTGCAAGGTTTTCTCCTTCCAAGCTTTTTCTCTTCAACAATATTGACTGATCTAAACTTGTCAGGCAACAATTTCTCTGGGTCCATACCTGTCCAGGAAATTACAATTGGTTCTACTCAAAATTTGAGCCTGGTGTCTCTAGATCTGTCAAATAATTCATTGAGTGGTCATTTGCCCCAAGAATTCAGCAAGTTTCATAGCTTGGTATATCTCAACCTGTCTGGTAATAATTTTGAAGGTATGATTCCTGAGAACCTTCCAGATGAACTGAAAGAATTCAACATCTCTTTGAATAATCTTTCTGGTCTTGTACCTGAAAATTTAAGGCACTTCCCTGCTTCAGCATTTTATCCAGGGAATTCTTTGCTGATGTTTCCTCATCCCCTATCATCACCAAACAATGTCCCAGATATGATCTCTAGAAATCACAGGTCTCCTATAAAAGCTGCTATTAGAATTGCCCTGATTGTAGGTTTGCTTGGTGGTGGTGCTATTGTAGCCCTCTCATGCATGATGATCTATTATAGGGCCCACTGTCAAGGATGTAGAAAGAGAGGTAAAAAAGCAAGCTGTGAAAAGAATGGTGTTGTGCAAGGGGACTCTTCCCTTTCTCATAGATCAGTACCTGGCAAAACTGAAGACTTAAAATCTTCATATGGTTTCCATCAAGACCCTTCGCCATCATCCGCAAGGAAGTCTACTCATAATGCTGGTGACACTTCATCAGTTCTAGAGAAGTCTAAACAATTGGGTCATCCTGAATCAACAAAGCTAGAGGAAGGGGTATCTTCTCCCATGTCTCTCTTATCACCTTCAAACCCATCGCCTTCGAAAAGCCAACAACCACTCAATAGTTCTGCTGTTCTCAACACTTGTTCTCCAGATAAACTAGCTGGTGATTTACATCTGTTTGATGGCTCCCTGGCATTCACAGCAGAAGAACTTTCATGTGCTCCCGCAGAAGCTATTGGAAGGAGTTGTCATGGAACAATGTACAAAGCAATGCTTGAGTCTGGTCGTGTAATTGCTGTCAAATGGTTAAGGGAGGGAATAGCAAAAGGAAGGAAAGAATTTGCTAGAGAAGTAAAGAAACTTGGGAGCATCCGCCATCCAAATCTAGTTTCTTTGCAGGGTTACTATTGGGGCCCAAAGGAGCATGAGAAACTTATTATATCAAATTATATCAATGCTGAATCTTTGGCCTTCTATCTCCATG AGGTTGAGCCAAGAAAACTCTCACCCTTGTCTCTCGAGGAACGGCTCAAGGTTTCTGTAGATGTTGCCCGATGTCTGAACTACCTCCATAATGAGAAGGCAATTCCTCATGGCAACCTCAAATCCACAAATATTCTACTAGAAACTCCTAATCATAATGCACTCCTTACAGATTATAGTATCCACCGAATATTGACTCCTGCTGGAACTACTGAGCAAGTTCTGAATGCAGGTGCTCTTGGCTATCGGCCCCCTGAATTTGCTAGTTCAAGTAGACCCTGCCCCTCATTGAAGAGTGATGTCTATGCATTTGGAGTGATCTTGTTGGAGCTCCTGACTGGAAAGAGTTCTGGGGAGATTGTCTCTGGCATACCAGGTGTGGTTGATCTGACAGATTGGGTGAGATTTTTGGCAGAAGAAAACCGTTCTTTTGAATGCCTTGACAGACTGATTCTGGAAAAGCACAGTATTAAGTACTCGCCTAGAGTTCTTGATGAATTGCTCCAGGTAGCTTTAAGATGTATCCTTCCAGCATCCGAGAGACCCGACATTAAAACTGTGTTTGAAGACCTTTCAAGAATAGTGTACTAA